The Helicobacter sp. MIT 05-5293 genome window below encodes:
- a CDS encoding pimeloyl-ACP methyl esterase BioG family protein, producing MKISFLHQAGNDTLVLFFSGFGSHPTHFQHLKATCVDVALVYDYRIFEPNIILDLDTQSYSRIILVGFSMGVFVASVCKDLESLDSKIVQKIAINGTDLPIHKEFGINPSLFKRTIKKINLQDFKQQLFAQYLPLAKDFVFLREEELKEELENLFAQNLLIQNEHFIWHKVLLSTHDLIFPCVSCESFFKGKSEIVYRDLPHFMFFDFANWESLCAM from the coding sequence ATGAAAATATCGTTTTTGCATCAGGCTGGTAATGACACTTTGGTATTGTTTTTTTCTGGTTTTGGCTCGCACCCTACGCATTTTCAACATTTAAAGGCTACTTGCGTTGATGTGGCTTTGGTGTATGATTATCGGATTTTTGAGCCAAATATTATTTTGGATTTGGATACACAATCTTACTCACGCATTATTCTTGTGGGCTTTTCAATGGGCGTTTTTGTAGCTTCTGTGTGTAAAGATTTAGAATCTTTGGATTCTAAAATCGTGCAAAAAATAGCTATTAATGGCACTGATCTCCCAATTCACAAGGAGTTTGGCATCAATCCAAGCCTTTTCAAACGCACGATAAAAAAAATCAACCTGCAAGATTTTAAGCAACAACTTTTTGCACAATATCTTCCTTTGGCAAAGGATTTTGTTTTTTTGCGTGAAGAAGAGCTGAAAGAGGAGCTAGAAAATCTTTTTGCACAGAATCTACTCATACAAAATGAGCATTTTATATGGCATAAGGTATTGCTTTCAACGCATGATTTGATATTTCCTTGTGTGTCTTGCGAATCGTTTTTTAAGGGTAAAAGCGAGATAGTTTATCGGGATTTGCCTCATTTTATGTTTTTTGATTTTGCAAATTGGGAAAGTTTATGCGCAATGTAG
- a CDS encoding aminotransferase class I/II-fold pyridoxal phosphate-dependent enzyme → MVKNILDSLKNEHNLRTLTPLKHQDIFVFKNDKKLINLAGNDYLALAMDRDFTHSFLSNLSQEFCYLSSSSSRSLSGNFDIYENLELFLHHHLSSKSALIFNSGYHLNTACIASLKNLGNVFFIADKQIHASMVDGLRLSGAKFARFAHNDRDDLESLLQKYHTKYDAIIILSEALFSMDGDFAPLENLVSLKKKYSNVLLYLDEAHSVGSIGQEGLGLARELGLEKEIDFLVFTFGKAMASVGACMLCNEDFKQFFVNKARSLIYSTALPPLNIAFSLFVFEHLESFAYRRQRLRELSAFLKEKLLKKGLKVLGEAYIISVIYGENERAINQAHLLEDEGFFCPAIKAPTVSKNTARLRLSLNANLNEEILERLIEIL, encoded by the coding sequence ATGGTAAAAAATATTTTAGATTCTTTAAAAAATGAGCATAATTTGCGCACATTGACACCGCTTAAACATCAAGATATTTTTGTATTTAAAAATGATAAAAAACTCATCAATCTCGCAGGGAATGATTATTTGGCTTTGGCAATGGATAGAGATTTTACACATTCTTTTTTGTCCAATCTCTCGCAAGAATTTTGCTATCTTTCAAGCTCAAGCTCAAGAAGTTTGAGTGGAAATTTTGATATTTATGAGAATCTTGAATTATTTTTACATCATCATTTATCATCTAAAAGTGCGCTGATTTTTAATAGTGGTTATCATCTGAATACCGCCTGCATCGCAAGCTTAAAGAATCTTGGCAATGTATTTTTTATCGCTGATAAACAGATTCATGCGAGTATGGTTGATGGATTGCGATTAAGCGGTGCAAAATTTGCACGTTTTGCTCATAATGATAGGGACGATTTAGAATCCTTATTGCAAAAATATCATACAAAATACGATGCGATAATTATTTTAAGTGAAGCACTTTTCAGTATGGATGGGGATTTTGCACCTTTAGAGAATCTCGTCTCACTCAAGAAAAAATACTCTAATGTTTTGCTCTATCTTGATGAAGCTCATAGTGTAGGGAGCATTGGTCAAGAGGGGCTAGGGCTTGCAAGGGAATTAGGGCTTGAAAAAGAGATTGATTTTCTAGTCTTTACTTTTGGTAAGGCAATGGCTTCTGTGGGAGCTTGTATGCTTTGCAATGAGGATTTTAAACAATTTTTTGTCAATAAAGCGCGCTCGTTGATTTATTCAACCGCTCTCCCACCGCTTAATATCGCCTTTAGCCTTTTTGTATTTGAACATTTAGAATCTTTTGCTTACAGGCGGCAAAGGCTTAGGGAGTTAAGCGCATTCCTTAAAGAGAAACTCCTCAAAAAAGGGCTTAAGGTTTTGGGCGAAGCTTATATCATCTCTGTGATTTATGGGGAAAATGAAAGGGCAATCAATCAAGCGCATTTACTTGAAGATGAGGGATTTTTTTGCCCCGCTATCAAAGCCCCCACGGTATCTAAAAATACTGCAAGACTTCGTTTATCGCTTAATGCAAATCTGAATGAAGAGATCTTAGAAAGGTTGATTGAAATTTTATGA
- a CDS encoding ATP-binding protein: MQEISKSYFERVASIMPRRYGINAGKVFLYGAPKTGKTSLALLYGAQFKKSFYIDCADKRMKIDIINAFLLKNYLEKNLEMLIIDHYTPSISLPNLQHIILIAPNAKDIPPDFQPKAIQALSFEEYVSFDHKNIAINTLFNLFLKEGNLPEIYHLEPSYKIPRKHEILKLALENDYEIFCSLLPMQAQKLTPHHIYALLKKSHKISKDRLYPLLEKLQKTQIIFFVPHLQHQAKKLYFYDFTLPLCVSEEKNFNAILENMLFLELQKQTEQTYRITDSLAPYFTHKISLQAPLDSLESRVLIDSQIFYGDYNEFITPLGVFIFIPFADKEIITQKLLKMPYERIFIITLSFESHGIAKHNNRQIQWIATTFINFALGDVEWEYDQSPL, translated from the coding sequence ATGCAAGAAATCAGTAAGAGTTATTTTGAACGCGTGGCAAGTATTATGCCTCGCCGTTATGGCATCAACGCAGGCAAAGTCTTCCTCTATGGTGCGCCAAAAACAGGCAAAACCTCTCTCGCACTCCTCTATGGTGCGCAATTCAAGAAAAGTTTTTATATTGATTGCGCGGACAAACGCATGAAAATCGATATAATCAATGCGTTTTTACTCAAAAACTATCTCGAAAAAAACCTCGAGATGCTTATCATTGATCATTACACACCTTCAATCAGTTTGCCCAATCTCCAGCATATTATCTTGATTGCTCCAAATGCTAAAGATATACCGCCAGACTTTCAACCCAAAGCCATTCAAGCCTTAAGTTTTGAAGAATATGTAAGTTTTGATCACAAAAATATCGCTATCAACACGCTTTTTAATCTTTTCTTAAAAGAAGGGAATCTACCCGAAATCTATCATCTTGAGCCAAGCTATAAAATCCCTCGCAAACACGAGATTCTGAAACTTGCACTAGAGAATGATTATGAAATTTTTTGCTCTCTTTTACCTATGCAAGCACAAAAACTCACGCCTCATCATATCTATGCTTTGCTCAAAAAATCACACAAAATCTCAAAAGACCGCCTTTATCCACTTTTAGAAAAACTGCAAAAAACACAAATCATTTTCTTTGTGCCTCATTTGCAACATCAAGCAAAAAAGCTGTATTTTTATGATTTTACCTTGCCCCTGTGCGTGAGTGAAGAGAAGAATTTTAATGCAATCCTTGAAAATATGCTATTTTTAGAGCTACAAAAACAAACCGAGCAGACTTACAGAATCACTGATTCTCTAGCACCATATTTCACGCATAAAATATCTTTACAAGCCCCTTTAGATTCTTTAGAATCTCGCGTATTGATAGATTCACAAATCTTTTATGGTGATTACAATGAATTCATCACGCCTTTGGGTGTGTTTATCTTTATCCCTTTTGCCGATAAAGAAATCATCACGCAAAAACTTTTAAAAATGCCCTATGAGCGTATTTTTATCATCACTCTTAGCTTTGAATCACATGGCATTGCGAAGCATAATAACCGACAAATTCAATGGATAGCAACGACTTTTATCAATTTCGCACTTGGTGATGTGGAATGGGAATACGACCAATCACCCTTATAA